A section of the Hirschia baltica ATCC 49814 genome encodes:
- a CDS encoding MarR family winged helix-turn-helix transcriptional regulator — MSQRTMDVVVALRQIQRRVELDSRNLAREAHLTHSQLRVLQLLDESKTLSASEIAKETKLTNATITSIVDKLVARKFIQRTKCDSDKRKVWLELLPDGKKALEDAPRDLQQVFEAKFEKLESWEQAMLVAALEKIVNLLDAKNLEAASILTIGDIEK, encoded by the coding sequence ATGAGTCAGCGTACGATGGATGTTGTGGTTGCTTTGCGTCAGATACAGCGTCGCGTAGAGTTGGACTCTAGAAATCTTGCCAGAGAAGCGCACCTAACTCATTCGCAATTGAGGGTTTTGCAATTATTGGATGAAAGCAAAACTTTATCAGCAAGTGAAATTGCAAAAGAAACAAAGCTCACCAATGCAACGATTACATCTATTGTTGATAAGTTGGTTGCGCGGAAATTTATCCAGCGGACGAAATGCGACAGCGATAAAAGGAAAGTCTGGCTAGAATTATTGCCAGACGGAAAAAAAGCGCTTGAGGATGCACCTAGAGATTTACAGCAAGTGTTTGAAGCTAAATTCGAAAAGCTTGAAAGCTGGGAGCAAGCCATGCTGGTTGCTGCGCTTGAGAAAATAGTCAATCTTTTAGACGCCAAAAATCTTGAAGCAGCTTCGATCTTGACGATTGGTGACATCGAAAAATAA
- a CDS encoding mechanosensitive ion channel family protein translates to MALLSIFKNIQLQTPSDPPSPADSPNSLDVDSLKQSAFSYGQQALEWVNAELLHTSTLIQFATILGVLVLGIILSPLVKNWISAGLSKLPENVSRNISGPILQIVRPLLWLAGLFIALPTLEGMGYPTSFVRLASSLALAWVIIRTATYIVPAEYRQATTWIAWGVAGLNAFGLLLPTLNWLDNNGFSFGDRLITLPFIFRAILFSALFLYGANWLSKRLRARIDTLPRVEPSIRALISNATHVGLFFAAVVLALSSLQIPLGGLAVLGGALGVGIGFGMQQIVANFISGIILLTDRSIKPDDVIEVDDTYGVVKSLGLRYASVVTRDGKEHLIPNEGLVTNKVVNWSYSDNRVRIKRRLRVEYETDLRTATDLVVQGAKKIDRVLKDPAPTCLVMEFGDEAVEIECRFWINDPQNGINNVGSAVMMSVWDLFKENGIDIPLRQEEILIQPGSVLEVKMAKE, encoded by the coding sequence GTGGCGTTGCTTTCTATTTTCAAAAACATTCAACTACAAACTCCGTCAGACCCACCGTCTCCGGCAGACAGCCCGAACAGCTTAGACGTAGATAGTCTAAAGCAGAGTGCATTTTCATATGGCCAGCAAGCGCTTGAATGGGTAAATGCAGAACTTCTGCATACATCGACGCTTATACAATTTGCGACTATTTTGGGTGTTTTGGTCTTAGGTATTATCCTCTCGCCACTCGTCAAAAATTGGATAAGTGCAGGCCTGAGCAAGCTTCCTGAAAATGTCTCTCGCAACATCTCAGGTCCAATTTTGCAAATTGTACGACCATTGCTATGGCTTGCTGGCTTGTTTATCGCTCTGCCAACTCTCGAAGGCATGGGATATCCAACATCATTTGTTAGGCTTGCCAGCTCTCTCGCACTCGCATGGGTAATTATCCGAACAGCCACTTATATCGTCCCAGCGGAATACCGGCAGGCCACAACATGGATAGCTTGGGGTGTTGCTGGTCTAAATGCGTTTGGCCTTTTGCTGCCCACCTTAAATTGGCTGGACAATAACGGGTTTAGCTTTGGTGACAGACTTATCACTCTGCCCTTTATCTTTCGCGCTATCTTATTTTCAGCACTCTTCCTCTATGGTGCAAACTGGTTATCCAAACGCCTAAGAGCACGTATTGATACACTGCCTCGCGTAGAACCTTCAATACGGGCGCTAATATCTAATGCGACGCATGTTGGGCTATTCTTTGCTGCTGTCGTCCTTGCACTCTCCTCATTGCAAATACCGCTTGGCGGCCTCGCGGTTCTTGGAGGGGCGCTTGGTGTCGGTATTGGTTTTGGTATGCAGCAGATTGTTGCCAATTTCATATCAGGCATCATCCTGCTAACCGATAGATCCATAAAGCCGGACGATGTCATTGAAGTGGACGATACTTACGGTGTGGTGAAATCCCTTGGTTTGCGTTATGCCTCTGTCGTCACACGCGATGGAAAAGAACACCTCATTCCCAATGAAGGATTGGTGACAAACAAAGTCGTCAATTGGAGCTATTCAGATAATCGCGTCCGCATTAAACGCAGATTGCGCGTGGAATATGAAACGGACTTAAGAACAGCGACAGACCTCGTTGTTCAGGGAGCTAAAAAGATCGACCGCGTATTAAAAGACCCCGCACCGACATGTCTTGTCATGGAGTTTGGAGATGAGGCTGTTGAAATTGAATGCCGTTTCTGGATTAATGACCCACAAAACGGCATCAATAATGTTGGCTCTGCCGTCATGATGTCTGTCTGGGATTTATTTAAAGAAAACGGAATTGATATCCCGTTGAGGCAAGAAGAAATCCTTATCCAGCCCGGATCTGTTTTAGAAGTCAAAATGGCCAAGGAGTGA
- a CDS encoding GNAT family N-acetyltransferase: MSASLRVLDPSFPSYTIALEQAEHSVGIEALYDRCFGFGRFAKTAERLREGNQLLSDMSLVAVDANENVVAAVRLWPLQVGDAGRAVFVGPVAVDSLYRGSSLGLILTQQCVDLAKKAGWPMAILIGDEPYFSKIGFQQVSTQAYPAPGYIPEHRLLAIELEDNAILENQGRLSVPHVAM; this comes from the coding sequence ATGTCCGCATCTTTACGGGTCTTAGATCCATCCTTTCCATCATACACAATTGCCTTGGAACAAGCAGAGCATTCTGTTGGTATTGAAGCATTATATGATCGCTGTTTTGGCTTTGGACGGTTTGCAAAGACGGCAGAACGCCTGCGTGAAGGTAATCAATTGCTGTCCGACATGAGTTTAGTGGCAGTTGATGCAAATGAAAATGTAGTGGCAGCCGTGCGGTTATGGCCTCTGCAGGTGGGAGATGCAGGGCGCGCTGTATTTGTTGGGCCTGTCGCCGTCGATAGCTTGTATCGTGGTAGCAGTTTGGGCCTGATCCTAACGCAGCAATGCGTTGATCTTGCGAAGAAAGCTGGATGGCCAATGGCTATTCTAATCGGGGATGAGCCCTATTTCAGCAAAATTGGGTTTCAGCAAGTTTCAACACAAGCTTACCCAGCACCAGGATATATTCCAGAGCATCGCTTGTTAGCTATTGAACTTGAAGATAATGCTATTTTGGAAAATCAGGGGCGACTTAGCGTCCCTCACGTCGCCATGTAA
- a CDS encoding DUF7408 domain-containing protein translates to MIEASRIGFDPFIPWIWIWGFVAVSIAVWVLYVFLRGRAWLTRALGFAILTLALSNPLWVKEQREGQKDIVAVVLDKSESMNFGQRSQTAKAAFEKLKTDLESRPDIELRITETSQTSEATNIYQALNSALSDAPRERIAGSILITDGQVHDLPTSAKEALPFGPVHSLIVGQKGEQDRRVEIVSSPNFGIVGSMAELSIRVEDANSSNVDVNISVNGERVATHSVRTGKTSKINVEIPRRGSNLIVAEVGEGASELTLANNRTATNISGVRDRLRVLLVTGEPHSGARVWRDLLKADPSVDLVHFTILRPPHKMDPTPLDELALISFPTRELFVEKLKDFDLVIFDQYKRINVLPMIYFDGVARYVADGGALLVATGPPYAMPSSIYRTPLAAILPAQPTGRIIEHTFNVLRTELGQRHTVTSSLPNDKNWGRWERYVEAKAASGEVLLKSDNGDPLLVLDRVGDGRVAVLLSDQLWMWARGHDGGGPYSELVRRTAHWLMKEPELEEELLTLASNGQQMKASLRSLSDRPNSLSITTPNGEILTPEWEKTDEGRFEASVDVDGLGMYTARAGEAETVALNGPANPLEYANVQSTTRILAPIADATHGGTFRIGETNNPDLPAIRRVSKNGDHAGENWAGLKRNEAYTVRSSQATPLLPGVIGMALLMLILLFTWRREGR, encoded by the coding sequence ATGATAGAGGCTTCACGCATAGGTTTTGACCCATTCATTCCGTGGATCTGGATATGGGGTTTTGTCGCTGTCTCCATAGCCGTTTGGGTATTGTACGTCTTCCTGAGAGGTCGCGCATGGCTGACTCGCGCATTGGGGTTTGCAATACTCACTTTGGCACTTTCAAATCCGCTATGGGTGAAAGAACAACGAGAAGGCCAAAAAGACATTGTAGCCGTTGTCTTAGACAAATCAGAAAGCATGAATTTTGGTCAAAGGTCACAGACCGCCAAAGCCGCTTTCGAAAAGCTAAAAACTGATTTAGAATCAAGGCCTGATATAGAATTACGCATCACTGAAACGTCTCAAACCAGTGAAGCAACGAATATTTATCAAGCTCTAAATTCCGCATTATCAGATGCCCCACGTGAACGCATTGCTGGCTCTATTTTGATAACTGACGGGCAAGTTCATGACTTGCCAACATCAGCAAAAGAAGCGCTCCCCTTTGGACCAGTCCACTCTCTCATTGTGGGGCAAAAGGGAGAGCAAGACCGCCGCGTCGAAATTGTCTCAAGTCCTAATTTTGGCATTGTTGGCAGCATGGCAGAACTTTCAATTCGCGTTGAAGATGCAAACTCTTCCAACGTCGATGTCAATATTTCGGTGAATGGTGAACGTGTTGCCACGCATTCGGTGCGCACAGGAAAAACCAGTAAAATCAATGTAGAAATACCAAGACGTGGCTCCAATCTCATCGTTGCAGAAGTTGGAGAAGGTGCCAGCGAACTCACACTTGCCAACAACAGAACTGCCACAAATATTTCCGGTGTCAGAGACAGATTACGTGTTTTGCTTGTCACTGGAGAACCACATTCGGGTGCCCGCGTTTGGAGAGATTTACTAAAAGCTGACCCTTCTGTAGACCTCGTCCATTTTACGATTTTACGGCCCCCTCACAAAATGGACCCAACACCACTAGATGAATTGGCGCTTATTTCATTTCCCACACGCGAATTATTTGTTGAAAAACTAAAAGACTTCGATCTGGTGATTTTTGACCAATACAAACGCATAAATGTGTTGCCGATGATCTATTTTGATGGAGTCGCCAGATATGTCGCTGATGGAGGCGCACTCCTTGTTGCAACAGGACCACCCTATGCAATGCCATCATCCATATACCGCACACCCCTTGCGGCTATTCTACCCGCTCAACCAACTGGCCGAATAATAGAACATACTTTCAATGTACTACGAACAGAATTAGGCCAACGCCACACCGTAACCTCTTCTCTCCCCAATGATAAAAACTGGGGCCGCTGGGAACGCTATGTAGAAGCAAAGGCCGCTTCTGGTGAAGTCCTGTTAAAGTCAGATAACGGAGATCCGCTACTCGTCCTCGACCGCGTCGGAGACGGGCGTGTGGCCGTTTTACTATCGGACCAATTGTGGATGTGGGCGAGAGGCCATGATGGCGGCGGCCCCTATTCAGAACTCGTGCGACGCACAGCCCATTGGCTAATGAAAGAACCTGAACTTGAAGAAGAATTGCTGACACTCGCTTCTAATGGTCAACAAATGAAGGCGAGCCTGCGATCACTGTCTGACCGACCCAACTCACTTTCCATCACGACACCCAATGGAGAAATACTAACACCAGAATGGGAAAAAACCGACGAAGGGCGATTTGAAGCAAGCGTCGATGTCGATGGCCTGGGAATGTATACAGCTCGCGCTGGAGAAGCTGAAACGGTCGCACTAAATGGCCCCGCCAACCCGCTAGAATACGCCAATGTACAATCAACGACGCGCATTCTCGCTCCAATAGCAGATGCGACTCATGGCGGCACATTCCGCATTGGCGAAACCAATAATCCCGATTTACCCGCTATCCGTCGCGTGTCTAAAAATGGTGATCATGCAGGAGAGAACTGGGCCGGATTAAAGCGCAATGAAGCCTACACTGTTCGCTCATCTCAAGCCACACCACTCCTCCCCGGCGTCATCGGAATGGCCTTGCTGATGTTGATTTTGTTATTTACATGGCGACGTGAGGGACGCTAA
- a CDS encoding DUF4159 domain-containing protein, with translation MNLGSVFFAQPLALLGLLALPVILWLLRATPPEPKRVVLPSLSLLDDVDQIEETPAKTPWWILALRFATAALAIIGFSQPLLQSPQSNTQNMQSALIIVDNGWTSTEQWNDIKQTILSSSDAISDNGGSIHLAFTAPSTLTSDINQALGVDEVRKRLQIEKPAPWNPDHNALLDRIEKSSLNPSKIIWLSDGLEHNGSQAFNSYLEKSSAVEIYKFAPRSAYAITNAETSSNGANVYLKRLASETAIETRVIAESESGLSLASAIATFTPNTTQAVAEFSIPSAILNQIARFRVLGSASAGQVWLWDDSAATPSVALADPVPSDQPLLEEFYYIRKALSPHAQMMEGELSQMLSRSPDAIILGDRSLIGYPHLTELEDWIEEGGALIRFAGPKLAAAESHTLTPSPLRSATRALGGALAWEEPQSIAPFIATKGFADIKTPADSILVRRQVLAQPSPELAAYTWAKLADGTPLVTARSYGKGLIVLFHVTATPEWSDLPYDGAFVSMLRRAAASGNGKRNTQSVSTGTLAPFRLVDAFGQLKLPSGNLEPLSAEAFSITTPSPLSPPGLYQGPQGSRAINAGAFAAEELQSLASNAVVFDEALSQKRRGLGGVFLMAAFGLLFLDLVVALLISGRFRRFSKSASFALILFMGASVFVDQPSQAQTEAAPKAPISKKQKEAALQMRFAYVETNNPALNMQLAAGLRGLNLELFRRTSVEPATPHSVKLGIDALDLYPMIYFAPERDATALTVEQIDALNSYLRNGGSLVIDTRDAIPGQAVSARLKNIIQGLDVPPLQPTPNEHVLSRSFYLLNNFPGRLASGQVWIEAQNSASTSSGGDRVSRIYIGASDWIGAWAIDDNNRPLNSMDGQESRREIAYRFGINLIMCILTGNYKEDQVHIPALLERLDAENANEPNSKPTRERTIIPSPSTGNPQNLDEFFDSMRRKRDQQGLDTQE, from the coding sequence ATGAATTTAGGTTCAGTTTTCTTTGCTCAACCTTTGGCACTGCTCGGCTTGCTAGCCTTGCCGGTTATCCTGTGGTTGCTGCGCGCAACCCCGCCTGAGCCAAAGCGTGTGGTTTTACCATCGCTCAGCTTGCTAGATGATGTCGACCAAATTGAAGAAACGCCCGCTAAAACCCCATGGTGGATTCTAGCACTTCGCTTTGCCACCGCCGCACTTGCTATTATCGGCTTCTCTCAGCCTTTATTGCAATCGCCTCAAAGCAATACACAAAACATGCAATCAGCACTGATTATTGTTGATAATGGTTGGACGAGCACTGAACAATGGAATGACATTAAACAAACAATACTTTCCTCATCAGATGCAATTTCCGACAATGGCGGCTCCATCCACCTTGCCTTCACAGCCCCTTCAACGCTCACGTCAGACATAAACCAAGCTCTTGGTGTAGATGAAGTGCGAAAACGCCTTCAAATTGAAAAGCCAGCTCCATGGAATCCCGATCACAACGCATTGCTTGATCGCATTGAAAAATCGTCCCTAAACCCCTCTAAAATCATATGGCTAAGTGATGGTTTAGAGCATAATGGAAGTCAGGCATTTAATTCCTATTTGGAAAAATCCAGCGCAGTCGAGATTTATAAATTCGCGCCGCGTTCCGCCTATGCAATAACAAATGCAGAAACCTCTTCCAATGGTGCCAATGTCTATTTGAAAAGACTAGCTAGCGAAACTGCTATTGAGACGCGTGTCATTGCCGAAAGTGAATCAGGGCTTAGTCTGGCCAGCGCTATTGCAACTTTTACTCCCAATACCACTCAGGCCGTCGCAGAGTTTTCTATTCCCTCGGCAATTCTCAATCAAATAGCGCGATTTCGTGTTTTAGGCTCTGCTTCTGCTGGGCAAGTCTGGCTTTGGGATGATAGCGCGGCAACACCCTCAGTTGCTTTAGCAGACCCAGTCCCAAGTGATCAGCCGCTATTGGAAGAATTCTATTATATCCGCAAAGCGCTTTCTCCTCATGCCCAGATGATGGAAGGTGAATTATCGCAAATGCTCTCCAGATCACCCGATGCAATCATTTTGGGTGATCGCTCTCTAATCGGCTATCCTCACCTGACAGAGTTGGAAGACTGGATAGAAGAAGGCGGCGCTCTTATCCGCTTTGCAGGGCCAAAACTAGCAGCGGCCGAAAGCCATACTCTAACGCCAAGCCCATTGCGTTCCGCAACCCGCGCGCTCGGCGGTGCCTTAGCTTGGGAAGAGCCTCAATCCATTGCTCCCTTTATCGCAACAAAGGGTTTTGCTGACATCAAAACACCTGCGGACTCCATTCTTGTGAGACGACAGGTTCTTGCCCAACCTAGTCCCGAACTCGCAGCTTATACATGGGCAAAACTAGCAGACGGCACCCCATTGGTCACAGCAAGAAGCTATGGAAAAGGGCTTATTGTCTTATTCCACGTTACCGCCACACCGGAATGGTCAGACCTGCCTTATGATGGCGCATTTGTTAGCATGCTGCGCCGCGCGGCAGCATCTGGAAATGGCAAAAGAAATACACAATCCGTTTCAACTGGCACACTTGCGCCCTTTAGGCTGGTTGATGCTTTTGGTCAGCTTAAACTACCTTCAGGAAATCTAGAGCCATTATCTGCAGAAGCTTTTTCCATCACAACACCTTCACCGCTATCACCGCCTGGCCTTTATCAAGGACCGCAAGGAAGCCGTGCCATCAATGCAGGTGCATTCGCTGCTGAAGAATTACAGTCACTTGCATCAAATGCTGTTGTTTTTGATGAAGCACTCAGTCAAAAACGGCGTGGCTTGGGAGGCGTGTTTTTAATGGCAGCTTTTGGACTTTTGTTTCTAGATTTGGTTGTCGCGCTTCTCATCTCAGGCCGTTTTAGACGGTTTTCGAAATCAGCAAGTTTCGCTCTCATTCTATTCATGGGTGCTAGTGTCTTTGTTGACCAACCTTCCCAAGCCCAAACAGAAGCTGCCCCAAAAGCACCAATATCAAAAAAACAAAAAGAAGCTGCATTGCAAATGCGCTTTGCATATGTGGAAACAAACAACCCCGCATTAAACATGCAATTAGCTGCTGGTTTAAGAGGGCTAAATCTTGAACTTTTTCGGCGTACTTCCGTGGAACCCGCAACGCCCCATTCTGTAAAACTCGGCATAGATGCTCTTGATCTATATCCGATGATATATTTTGCCCCTGAACGCGACGCTACAGCACTAACAGTTGAACAAATAGACGCACTCAATTCTTATCTTAGAAATGGTGGCTCTCTTGTCATAGACACACGCGATGCCATTCCGGGGCAAGCTGTCAGCGCGCGCCTCAAAAATATCATCCAAGGGTTGGATGTGCCGCCCTTGCAACCCACGCCCAATGAACATGTTTTGTCACGCAGCTTCTATTTGCTTAATAATTTCCCCGGCCGGCTCGCAAGTGGACAAGTCTGGATAGAAGCACAAAACAGCGCGAGCACATCTTCTGGCGGTGATCGAGTATCACGTATCTATATCGGTGCATCCGATTGGATCGGTGCTTGGGCAATTGATGATAACAACCGACCATTAAATTCTATGGATGGACAAGAGTCGCGCCGCGAAATTGCCTATCGTTTTGGCATTAATCTCATCATGTGCATCCTCACAGGAAACTATAAAGAGGACCAAGTTCACATTCCAGCGCTTCTTGAACGCCTAGACGCAGAAAATGCGAACGAACCCAACAGTAAACCCACACGAGAACGCACAATTATACCCAGTCCTTCAACAGGAAACCCACAAAACCTCGACGAATTCTTTGACTCGATGCGACGAAAACGAGACCAGCAAGGATTGGACACGCAAGAATGA
- a CDS encoding DUF58 domain-containing protein, which yields MHAKAGPASAAHQGSAGRRKTGQGENFWQYRGYNAEDSASRVDWRKSSRGDQLFVRETEMETTRTFLFWCDPSDGFDWRGSEDVSTKAGRALSILMALGSSIAKSGDRCGALGGPRAPSSGGKAALSMAQDLWQNPVETSLPVSNKKPATLVLASDFYRPLESLSAWIQELAHKNRNGTLLMVYDPIEASYPYEGRIRFFNPSAKKDRLIGRAENLKEEYLKRFQQRRDDMQALAHSVGWNIVFHQSNEPAAPVFMQISSWLEMTRQDGKKPA from the coding sequence TTGCATGCCAAAGCGGGCCCCGCCTCTGCTGCCCACCAAGGCAGTGCTGGTCGCCGCAAAACCGGACAAGGTGAAAATTTCTGGCAATATCGTGGTTATAATGCAGAAGACAGCGCGTCTCGGGTGGACTGGAGAAAATCTTCTCGCGGTGATCAGCTTTTTGTCCGTGAAACAGAAATGGAAACAACGCGCACATTCCTTTTCTGGTGTGATCCATCAGACGGGTTTGACTGGCGCGGCAGCGAAGACGTTTCCACAAAAGCAGGCCGCGCGCTTTCAATTTTAATGGCGCTTGGCAGCTCCATTGCCAAATCTGGCGATCGCTGCGGCGCACTTGGCGGCCCCAGAGCGCCAAGCTCAGGCGGCAAAGCTGCTTTATCAATGGCCCAAGATTTGTGGCAAAACCCTGTGGAAACCTCTCTTCCCGTATCAAATAAAAAACCTGCCACATTGGTATTAGCGTCAGATTTTTATCGCCCACTAGAAAGTTTAAGTGCATGGATACAAGAACTCGCTCATAAAAATCGTAACGGCACTCTGCTCATGGTCTACGATCCCATCGAAGCCAGCTATCCATATGAGGGGCGGATAAGATTTTTTAATCCATCCGCAAAAAAAGACCGATTAATCGGGCGCGCTGAAAATCTCAAAGAAGAATATTTGAAGAGATTCCAACAACGCCGCGATGACATGCAAGCGCTCGCTCATAGTGTGGGATGGAATATTGTTTTCCATCAAAGCAACGAACCAGCTGCGCCTGTGTTTATGCAAATCTCAAGCTGGCTTGAAATGACACGACAAGACGGAAAAAAACCGGCATGA
- a CDS encoding AAA family ATPase yields MTETQSNLFANTDAVIAALGDVKTEIGKAVFGQEHVVELVLSAVLSGGHALLVGAPGLAKTRLVEATATALGIDSGRVQFTPDLMPSDILGSEVLDESPSGNRSFRFIKGPIFTSLLMADEINRASPRTQSALLQAMQEHQVTIAGVNHDLPAPFHVLATQNPVEQEGTYPLPEAQLDRFLLKIDVNYPDAETERRILIDTTSGAEKSVNPALTAEKLLMIQHLVRNMPVPEKVVNSILELTRSARPEQSDDPRIKTRVEWGPSPRAGQALMLTTRARALLRGRFAPSIDDVEALAEPALAHRMSLNYDPTGQGETLSELIADLARKAS; encoded by the coding sequence ATGACAGAAACACAATCAAATCTATTCGCAAACACAGATGCAGTCATTGCGGCACTTGGTGACGTCAAAACAGAAATTGGTAAAGCTGTGTTTGGTCAGGAACACGTCGTAGAACTGGTACTTAGCGCTGTTTTATCGGGGGGACACGCTCTTCTGGTTGGTGCGCCGGGGCTAGCAAAGACACGCCTTGTCGAAGCCACAGCAACAGCACTGGGAATTGATTCAGGCCGCGTTCAATTCACTCCAGATTTGATGCCTTCAGATATTCTCGGATCAGAAGTTTTAGACGAATCACCTTCAGGCAATCGCTCCTTCCGCTTTATCAAAGGCCCGATTTTCACCAGCCTATTGATGGCAGATGAGATAAACCGCGCAAGTCCGCGCACCCAATCTGCACTTTTGCAAGCTATGCAAGAGCATCAAGTGACAATTGCAGGTGTCAATCACGACCTTCCCGCGCCTTTCCATGTTTTAGCAACGCAAAACCCTGTAGAGCAAGAAGGCACATATCCATTACCTGAAGCACAATTAGACCGTTTTCTTCTGAAAATTGACGTCAATTATCCTGATGCCGAAACCGAGCGCCGTATTCTCATCGACACAACAAGCGGTGCAGAGAAAAGCGTCAATCCAGCGCTCACTGCAGAAAAATTATTAATGATCCAGCATTTGGTTCGCAATATGCCTGTGCCAGAAAAAGTTGTGAATTCTATCTTAGAACTCACTCGATCAGCTAGACCCGAACAAAGTGACGATCCACGCATCAAAACCCGCGTAGAATGGGGCCCATCCCCAAGAGCCGGGCAAGCTCTAATGCTAACAACGCGCGCGCGTGCACTTTTGCGCGGTCGGTTTGCACCTTCTATTGACGATGTTGAAGCCCTTGCTGAACCAGCACTCGCGCATAGAATGTCACTCAATTATGACCCAACGGGACAAGGTGAAACACTATCAGAATTGATCGCGGATCTGGCGAGAAAAGCATCCTAG
- a CDS encoding DUF1285 domain-containing protein yields MRKTEEEKSKETVSDPLQAVLDALKTQAGEDGKRALPPVHLWNPEHCGDIGMEIRKDGSWWHDGGIIGRQKIVRLFSTILRKDDDGIYLVTPHEKVIVHVEDAPFIAVRIDRKMIEGEQNLVVTTNVGDIFVIDANHPLRVSMDAETGEPSPYVEVRHGLEAKVARAPFYELVEWSEPLDDAANIIGVKSAGEIFELGSVKSE; encoded by the coding sequence ATGCGTAAAACAGAAGAAGAAAAATCAAAAGAGACAGTTTCAGATCCTTTGCAAGCTGTTCTAGATGCATTGAAAACACAAGCGGGCGAAGATGGAAAACGCGCTTTGCCGCCAGTGCATTTGTGGAATCCTGAGCATTGCGGAGATATCGGGATGGAAATTCGCAAGGATGGCAGCTGGTGGCATGACGGAGGTATTATCGGCCGTCAGAAAATTGTCAGGTTGTTTTCTACGATTCTCCGAAAGGATGATGACGGTATTTATCTTGTGACGCCTCATGAAAAAGTCATTGTTCACGTAGAAGATGCTCCCTTCATTGCTGTTCGCATTGATCGAAAGATGATTGAAGGCGAACAAAATCTGGTCGTAACGACGAATGTTGGTGATATTTTTGTGATTGATGCAAACCATCCCTTGCGTGTGAGTATGGATGCTGAAACAGGTGAGCCGTCACCTTATGTTGAGGTAAGACATGGACTTGAGGCCAAGGTTGCCAGAGCCCCGTTTTATGAATTGGTTGAATGGTCAGAACCCCTCGATGATGCAGCTAATATTATTGGCGTGAAATCGGCGGGAGAGATTTTTGAATTGGGATCGGTTAAATCTGAATGA
- a CDS encoding NUDIX hydrolase: protein MSFVDKEDFLRRARANLADPYEEMKANLEPLDQIEPFVPGDGSGLPIRKLRPAAVLFGLIDRGDDFGVVFTQRPKTMKAHAGQIALPGGKLEPNESFTEAAVREAEEEIGVARDSVELIGQAEPYRTLSGFCVSLTVGVFPPEFEPVPDPHEVDEVFETPLSFLMSPENHQEHVKEWGGEWRRYYAMPHNGRFIWGVTAGMIKSLYDCLYDSP, encoded by the coding sequence ATGAGTTTTGTAGACAAAGAAGATTTTCTTCGACGCGCTAGAGCCAATTTGGCAGACCCGTATGAGGAAATGAAAGCCAATCTGGAACCTTTAGATCAAATTGAACCATTTGTGCCTGGAGATGGTAGCGGACTTCCTATTCGCAAATTGCGACCTGCTGCTGTTTTGTTTGGCTTGATTGATCGCGGCGATGATTTTGGCGTTGTTTTCACTCAGCGCCCTAAAACAATGAAAGCACATGCGGGGCAGATAGCATTGCCCGGTGGTAAACTTGAACCCAATGAAAGCTTTACTGAGGCTGCTGTGCGAGAAGCTGAAGAAGAGATTGGCGTTGCAAGAGATAGTGTTGAACTTATCGGTCAGGCAGAACCATATAGAACCCTTTCAGGGTTTTGTGTGTCCCTTACTGTGGGTGTGTTTCCGCCTGAATTTGAGCCCGTGCCAGACCCACACGAAGTGGATGAAGTTTTCGAGACGCCATTGTCCTTTCTGATGTCGCCTGAAAATCATCAAGAACATGTCAAAGAATGGGGCGGTGAATGGCGGCGCTATTACGCCATGCCCCACAATGGACGGTTTATCTGGGGCGTGACGGCGGGAATGATCAAATCACTCTATGACTGCCTTTACGACTCGCCTTGA